A window of the Gemmatimonadota bacterium genome harbors these coding sequences:
- a CDS encoding RNA methyltransferase, with protein METNFEVRSFDAEITKEAYDRLPKLPLYFVLENLRSAFNVGSIFRTCDILRVKGLFLCGYTACPPHAKLEKTALGTIDYVPWRYFETAVDAVDYLQDQSIAVWAAETTSESVSYAAAVFPDELAIVLGNEALGVSRDVLERCDCLVEIPTRGYKNSLNVASACAVLGFKALETMERARDGSGG; from the coding sequence ATGGAGACGAACTTCGAGGTCCGCAGCTTCGACGCGGAGATCACGAAGGAAGCGTACGACCGGCTGCCCAAGCTGCCTCTCTACTTCGTCCTGGAAAACCTGCGCAGCGCATTCAACGTGGGCTCCATCTTCCGGACCTGCGATATCCTGCGGGTGAAGGGCCTTTTCCTGTGCGGATACACGGCCTGTCCGCCCCACGCGAAACTGGAGAAGACCGCCCTGGGCACCATCGACTACGTCCCCTGGCGTTACTTCGAAACGGCCGTCGATGCGGTCGACTACCTGCAGGATCAGAGCATCGCGGTGTGGGCCGCCGAAACCACGTCGGAGTCGGTGTCGTACGCCGCCGCGGTGTTTCCGGACGAACTGGCCATTGTGCTCGGCAACGAAGCGCTCGGGGTGAGCCGGGACGTACTGGAGCGCTGCGACTGCCTGGTCGAGATCCCCACGCGGGGCTACAAGAATTCACTGAACGTGGCGTCCGCCTGCGCCGTCCTGGGATTCAAGGCGCTGGAGACTATGGAACGGGCGCGAGACGGTTCGGGAGGATGA
- a CDS encoding chlorite dismutase family protein, translating to MSEETGKTPDILEHGAPVDGQPQTAETRLYMQLNVFTLSGTGSAGQPGQPRQNRTMANDIAARLKDSGLDAAVYLDVNDPVGIGVLFLAEDPDTFVSDVRNLLTERPFDVLDRRGSMTMLGRTYSMGYEPDLMESLIHRPRNTVLNPDWTWAIWYPLRRNGAFARLEHKEQRQILMEHAHIGRAYGRADFAHDIRLACYGLDEADNDFVIGLIGKELYPLSRVVQDMRKTQQTALYIDSLGPFFVGKKIWP from the coding sequence GTGAGTGAAGAAACCGGGAAAACCCCCGACATCCTTGAACACGGAGCGCCCGTTGACGGGCAGCCCCAGACGGCCGAAACGCGGCTGTATATGCAGCTCAACGTGTTCACCCTGTCCGGCACCGGATCCGCCGGCCAGCCTGGCCAGCCCCGGCAGAACCGGACCATGGCGAACGACATCGCGGCCAGGCTCAAGGATTCCGGCCTGGACGCCGCAGTGTACCTCGATGTCAACGATCCCGTGGGCATCGGCGTGCTGTTTCTCGCCGAAGATCCCGACACCTTCGTATCCGATGTACGGAACCTCCTGACGGAACGGCCATTCGATGTCCTGGACCGTCGCGGGTCCATGACGATGCTCGGCAGGACCTACTCCATGGGATACGAGCCGGATTTGATGGAATCGCTCATCCACCGGCCGCGCAACACCGTGCTCAATCCCGACTGGACCTGGGCCATCTGGTACCCATTGCGGCGCAACGGCGCCTTCGCGAGGCTGGAACACAAGGAACAGCGCCAGATCCTGATGGAGCACGCCCACATCGGACGAGCCTACGGCCGGGCCGACTTCGCCCACGATATCCGCCTGGCCTGCTACGGGCTCGACGAGGCGGACAACGACTTCGTCATCGGGCTTATCGGCAAGGAACTCTACCCGCTGTCAAGGGTCGTGCAGGACATGCGCAAGACCCAGCAGACCGCATTGTACATCGATTCGCTCGGACCGTTCTTCGTCGGCAAGAAGATCTGGCCCTAG
- a CDS encoding ferrochelatase: MPNYDALLLVSFGGPEGPDDVIPFLERVLRGRRVPRERMMEVAEHYHHFGGVSPINGQNRALISALEVALETRGLSLPVYWGNRNWHPLLSDTAGRMSADGIQRALAFVTSPYSSWSNCRQYLENIEDARRDAGSGAPVIEKIRPFFNHPGFIETMAARVRSAMDRLPEERRPGAHLVYTAHSIPLAMAGGCAYEAQLREASRLISERVGASSWALTFQSRSGPPAQPWLEPDVCDYIRWFHETAAADQADREIVVIPVGFISDHMEVAYDLDVEARACCDELGVRMVRAETAGTHPRFVDMIVELVEERLSPSAARPAVGVLGSWPDRCPPDCCPLGR, encoded by the coding sequence TTGCCGAACTACGACGCACTGCTCCTGGTATCCTTCGGAGGCCCCGAAGGCCCAGACGATGTCATCCCCTTCCTCGAGCGCGTGCTCAGGGGCCGGCGCGTCCCCCGGGAACGGATGATGGAGGTCGCGGAACACTACCATCATTTCGGCGGGGTCAGCCCGATAAACGGCCAGAACCGCGCGCTGATCTCCGCCCTGGAGGTGGCGCTGGAAACCCGCGGCCTTTCCCTGCCGGTCTACTGGGGAAACCGGAACTGGCATCCCCTGCTTTCGGATACGGCCGGGCGCATGTCCGCGGACGGGATCCAGCGGGCGCTGGCCTTCGTCACGTCCCCGTACAGCTCCTGGTCAAACTGCAGGCAGTACCTGGAGAACATCGAGGATGCCCGTCGCGACGCGGGGTCCGGCGCACCGGTGATCGAGAAAATCAGGCCCTTTTTCAATCATCCGGGATTCATCGAAACGATGGCAGCGCGCGTTCGCTCCGCTATGGATCGCCTTCCGGAGGAACGCCGTCCGGGGGCGCACCTCGTATACACCGCCCACAGCATACCCCTGGCCATGGCCGGCGGCTGCGCGTACGAAGCGCAGCTCCGCGAAGCGTCCCGGCTCATCAGCGAGCGCGTGGGCGCGTCCTCCTGGGCGCTGACCTTCCAGAGCCGTAGCGGTCCGCCCGCCCAGCCTTGGCTGGAACCCGACGTCTGCGACTACATCCGATGGTTCCACGAAACCGCCGCGGCGGATCAGGCGGACCGTGAAATCGTGGTGATCCCCGTGGGATTCATCTCCGACCACATGGAGGTGGCCTACGACCTGGACGTGGAAGCGCGGGCCTGCTGCGATGAACTCGGGGTGCGCATGGTCCGGGCGGAGACGGCGGGGACCCATCCCCGCTTCGTGGACATGATCGTGGAGCTCGTCGAAGAGCGGTTGTCCCCGTCGGCGGCCAGACCGGCCGTAGGCGTCCTGGGTTCCTGGCCCGATCGATGTCCGCCGGACTGCTGTCCTCTCGGCAGGTAG
- a CDS encoding isochorismatase, translating into MCNRPPGELPPHYRPESVEAFWRVPYEERAADARAWAVEHGIRPSVEDECRTALLLVDCQNTFCLPEFELFVGGRSGRGAVEDNKRLCAFIYRNLHFISEVIPTLDTHTAQQVFHPVFWVDRDGEHPTGGETIITPDDVEAGTWRVNPAVEAGYSGRVDLSAYAMHYVRRLTRDGKYPLMIWPYHAMLGGIGHALVSAVEEAVFFHGIARVRQTRFEIKGNHALTENYSALRPEVTEDAEGRPLGVKNTPLVDHLMTFDAVIVAGQAKSHCVAWTVEDLRSEFVARKPSMNARVCLLEDCTSPVVVPGVIDFTEEAEEAFGRFADAGMRRVRSTVPMDRWGIPD; encoded by the coding sequence ATGTGCAATAGACCACCCGGCGAATTGCCGCCCCACTACCGGCCCGAATCCGTCGAGGCCTTCTGGCGCGTCCCCTACGAAGAACGGGCGGCCGATGCCCGCGCCTGGGCGGTGGAACACGGCATCCGACCCTCGGTCGAAGATGAATGCCGCACCGCGCTGCTCCTGGTGGACTGCCAGAACACCTTCTGTCTCCCCGAGTTCGAACTCTTCGTGGGAGGCCGGAGCGGCCGGGGCGCGGTGGAGGACAACAAGCGGCTTTGCGCCTTCATCTACCGCAATCTCCATTTCATATCGGAAGTCATCCCCACGTTGGACACCCACACGGCCCAGCAGGTCTTCCATCCGGTGTTCTGGGTAGACCGGGACGGCGAACATCCCACCGGGGGCGAGACCATCATCACCCCTGACGACGTGGAAGCGGGAACCTGGCGCGTCAATCCGGCCGTGGAGGCCGGGTACAGCGGACGGGTCGATCTTTCCGCCTACGCAATGCATTACGTCCGGCGCCTCACGCGGGACGGCAAGTATCCCCTCATGATCTGGCCTTACCACGCCATGCTCGGGGGGATCGGCCACGCCCTGGTGTCCGCCGTGGAGGAAGCGGTGTTCTTTCACGGCATCGCCCGGGTCCGGCAGACGCGTTTCGAGATCAAGGGGAACCATGCCCTCACGGAAAACTACTCCGCGTTGCGCCCCGAAGTGACGGAGGACGCCGAAGGCCGCCCGCTGGGTGTGAAGAACACCCCGCTGGTCGACCACCTGATGACCTTCGACGCCGTCATCGTGGCCGGGCAGGCCAAAAGCCACTGCGTGGCGTGGACGGTGGAGGATCTCCGGTCGGAGTTCGTTGCGCGCAAACCGTCCATGAACGCGCGCGTCTGTCTGCTGGAGGACTGTACCTCGCCGGTCGTCGTGCCTGGTGTGATCGACTTTACCGAAGAGGCGGAGGAGGCCTTCGGCCGGTTCGCCGACGCGGGCATGCGCCGGGTGCGTTCCACCGTACCCATGGACCGGTGGGGGATTCCGGACTAA
- a CDS encoding NAD(+) synthase, with the protein MPVRNESLRNMVTMAPMFSPDQFLDIRSHGFVRLAIAVPRIRVGDPAENVAHHLEQIEAAGEQGASYVLFPELSLTGYTCADLFHSQSLLEGALEALDAILAGTEGHDLTFSFGMPLRLDHAVFNVAVTASRGKILAVTPKTYLPQYREFYETRYFARAAEAQTETVSLCGRDASFGTDVLLRTDDPRVVIYPTICEDDWVPVPPASRAALAGATILANLSASNIVIGKAQYREDLILASSGRNEAVHMYAAAGFGESTMDVVWDGHGFITERGYMLAKTERFQLDGTCITADVDVEALVLERGVQGSFRQNAMDYKSSWRSVSLPGFRSGQAGDADTDTTERGREQAHRTFHRDIPAHPFVPQNPAERSQRCREVFMIQSTGLATKLRSLPEDAQRVVVAVSGGQDSTHALNVAVHTMDLLGLPRSRIVALTMPGLGTTERTYANACALIRAVGATFREIDIKPAVRKFFGDIEHSEDKKDLVYENTQAWTRKLEELATAAQVRGIVLGTGDLSELALGWCTMFGDHASHYGVNAGIPKTLISYLINWTADEVFEEEPEVREVLLDILDTPISPELLPPSDREIAQKTEEEIGPYELHDFFIYYFLRFGFSPSRIARMALHSFEGKYGLPEIKAWLRVFIVRFFQNQFKRNCLPEGPKVGMTCISPRGDWRMPSDASPAAWLADLERIPDVQ; encoded by the coding sequence GTGCCGGTACGCAATGAATCGCTGCGGAATATGGTGACCATGGCCCCGATGTTTTCACCCGACCAGTTCCTCGACATTCGCAGCCACGGCTTCGTCCGGCTGGCCATCGCCGTACCCCGCATACGCGTGGGCGATCCCGCGGAGAACGTGGCCCATCACCTCGAGCAGATCGAAGCGGCCGGTGAGCAGGGGGCTTCCTACGTCCTCTTCCCCGAATTGAGTCTCACCGGCTATACCTGCGCCGACCTCTTCCACTCCCAGTCGCTGCTGGAAGGCGCCCTGGAGGCCCTGGATGCGATACTCGCCGGCACGGAGGGGCACGACCTGACCTTCAGCTTCGGCATGCCGCTGCGGCTGGACCACGCGGTCTTCAACGTCGCGGTTACCGCCAGTCGCGGGAAAATCCTGGCGGTAACGCCCAAGACCTACCTTCCCCAGTACCGCGAATTCTACGAGACGCGGTACTTCGCCCGGGCGGCGGAGGCCCAGACGGAGACCGTATCCCTCTGCGGCCGGGACGCGTCTTTCGGAACCGACGTGCTCCTGCGCACGGATGATCCCAGGGTGGTGATCTACCCGACGATCTGCGAAGACGACTGGGTGCCGGTCCCCCCGGCCAGCCGGGCGGCGCTGGCGGGGGCGACCATACTCGCCAATCTCTCCGCTTCGAACATCGTCATCGGCAAAGCGCAGTACCGCGAAGACCTCATCCTGGCCTCATCGGGACGCAACGAGGCCGTACACATGTACGCCGCGGCGGGTTTCGGGGAATCGACCATGGACGTGGTATGGGACGGCCACGGGTTCATCACCGAGCGCGGTTACATGCTGGCCAAAACAGAACGCTTTCAACTGGACGGGACCTGCATCACGGCGGACGTGGACGTGGAGGCGCTGGTGCTGGAGCGCGGCGTCCAGGGCTCGTTCCGGCAGAACGCCATGGATTACAAGTCATCCTGGCGGTCCGTCTCGTTGCCGGGCTTCCGGTCCGGTCAGGCCGGGGATGCGGATACCGATACCACGGAAAGGGGCCGTGAACAGGCGCATCGGACCTTCCATCGCGACATACCCGCTCATCCCTTCGTACCCCAGAATCCGGCCGAACGCAGCCAGCGATGCCGCGAGGTATTCATGATCCAGTCCACCGGGCTGGCGACCAAGCTCAGATCGCTGCCCGAAGACGCCCAGCGCGTCGTCGTGGCGGTCTCCGGCGGCCAGGATTCGACCCACGCCCTGAACGTGGCGGTGCACACCATGGATCTTCTAGGTCTGCCCAGGTCCCGCATCGTGGCCCTGACCATGCCGGGACTGGGCACCACGGAGCGTACCTACGCGAACGCCTGCGCCCTGATCCGCGCCGTCGGCGCCACGTTCCGTGAGATCGACATCAAACCCGCGGTGCGGAAGTTCTTCGGGGACATCGAGCATTCGGAAGACAAGAAAGACCTTGTCTACGAGAACACCCAGGCTTGGACGCGGAAGCTGGAGGAACTCGCCACGGCCGCCCAGGTCAGGGGCATCGTGCTCGGCACGGGAGACCTTTCGGAACTGGCGCTGGGCTGGTGCACCATGTTCGGTGACCACGCCAGCCACTACGGAGTCAACGCCGGGATACCCAAGACCCTCATTTCCTATCTGATCAACTGGACGGCCGACGAGGTCTTCGAGGAGGAGCCGGAGGTCCGCGAGGTACTGCTGGACATCCTCGATACGCCCATTTCGCCGGAACTGCTGCCCCCGAGCGATCGCGAGATCGCACAGAAAACCGAAGAAGAGATCGGGCCTTACGAGCTGCACGACTTCTTCATCTACTACTTCCTGCGTTTCGGCTTTTCGCCTTCCCGGATCGCCCGGATGGCGCTGCACTCCTTCGAGGGCAAGTACGGACTCCCTGAAATCAAGGCCTGGCTCCGCGTCTTCATCGTCCGCTTCTTCCAGAACCAGTTCAAACGGAATTGCCTGCCCGAAGGACCCAAGGTCGGCATGACCTGCATCTCTCCCCGCGGCGACTGGCGGATGCCGTCCGATGCTTCGCCGGCGGCCTGGCTGGCGGACCTGGAACGCATCCCCGATGTGCAATAG
- a CDS encoding carbon-nitrogen hydrolase family protein, producing the protein MPPLRRRDRAQYIELVAKPQCFKPVNWRRNMFREVRVAAISFKPVKLDLQGNAVRLEEMFREAAAGGAELAVAPEGVLEGYVVNEIFDGEISPDEMNRVSLTMRSPVIGRFRELARSLNMCLAFGLAERIGGEVYNCAAFLDQRGRLRGKYHKMQLAEGHHRSWWFNRLGKRSRAFDTPFGRAGMVICNDRWNPDIARIPVLDGARYLLIPSFGSTARAQDRAVLARARENGVPIVEANVGVTLIASKGEIVALSRKKTAITHGTIAIPAPPSHRNRDRHERGFLAWRRREMPLRYRDRMGRRRQGRDTVEVGHDAKGRLIEKE; encoded by the coding sequence ATGCCACCGTTGCGAAGACGCGATCGGGCGCAATATATTGAGTTAGTCGCAAAACCGCAATGCTTCAAGCCTGTAAACTGGAGGCGAAACATGTTCAGAGAGGTGCGCGTCGCGGCGATCTCGTTCAAACCGGTCAAGCTGGACCTGCAGGGCAACGCGGTCCGGCTGGAAGAGATGTTTCGAGAGGCGGCGGCCGGCGGGGCCGAACTCGCCGTCGCGCCGGAGGGCGTGCTGGAAGGCTACGTGGTCAACGAAATCTTCGATGGAGAGATCTCACCGGATGAAATGAACCGCGTCTCGCTGACCATGCGCAGCCCGGTCATCGGGCGGTTCCGGGAACTCGCGAGATCGTTGAACATGTGCCTCGCCTTCGGCCTTGCCGAGCGGATCGGGGGCGAAGTCTACAACTGCGCGGCATTCCTCGACCAGCGGGGACGGCTGCGCGGCAAGTACCACAAGATGCAGCTGGCCGAGGGCCATCACCGGTCGTGGTGGTTCAACCGCCTCGGCAAGCGGAGTCGCGCCTTCGACACCCCCTTCGGCCGGGCCGGCATGGTCATCTGCAACGATCGGTGGAACCCCGATATCGCCCGCATACCGGTGCTCGACGGCGCCCGCTACCTGCTCATTCCTTCCTTCGGGTCGACGGCCCGCGCCCAGGACCGGGCCGTGCTCGCCCGTGCGCGTGAGAACGGCGTACCCATCGTCGAAGCCAACGTCGGCGTCACGCTGATCGCGAGCAAGGGGGAAATCGTCGCCCTGTCCCGCAAGAAGACCGCCATCACGCATGGGACCATCGCCATTCCGGCGCCGCCGTCGCATCGGAACCGGGACCGGCATGAGCGCGGATTCCTCGCCTGGCGCCGCCGGGAAATGCCCCTGCGGTACCGGGACAGGATGGGCAGAAGGAGGCAGGGCCGGGACACCGTGGAGGTCGGCCATGACGCGAAAGGCCGGCTGATCGAGAAGGAATGA
- the queC gene encoding 7-cyano-7-deazaguanine synthase QueC → MKAAVVLLSGGVDSATTLAMARHDGFACHAITFDYGQRHRFELAAAKKVAAAMGVGRHVTIPFDLRAIGGSALTDDIPVPRDQDPETMAGQIPSTYVPARNTIFLSFALGWAEVLGAFDLYIGANAIDYSGYPDCRPEYIAAFEQLANLATRAGVTGEGRFNIHAPLIEMSKADILRTGVRLGVDYALTTSCYDPADDGAACASCDACILRRNGFEEAGIEDPTRYAS, encoded by the coding sequence ATGAAGGCTGCCGTCGTCCTGCTCAGCGGCGGGGTCGATTCGGCGACCACGCTCGCCATGGCCCGGCACGATGGATTCGCGTGCCACGCCATCACCTTCGACTACGGCCAGCGGCACCGGTTCGAACTCGCCGCGGCCAAGAAGGTCGCCGCGGCCATGGGGGTGGGACGCCACGTGACCATACCCTTCGACCTGCGGGCCATCGGCGGGTCCGCGCTGACGGACGACATCCCCGTGCCCAGGGACCAGGATCCCGAGACCATGGCCGGGCAGATCCCGTCCACCTACGTCCCCGCCCGCAACACCATCTTCCTTTCCTTCGCGCTGGGCTGGGCCGAAGTGCTCGGCGCATTCGACCTGTACATCGGCGCCAACGCCATCGATTACAGCGGTTATCCCGACTGCCGTCCCGAGTATATCGCGGCCTTCGAACAACTGGCCAACCTGGCCACGCGCGCGGGGGTGACCGGCGAGGGCAGGTTCAACATCCACGCGCCGCTCATCGAAATGTCCAAGGCCGATATCCTGCGTACCGGCGTCCGGCTCGGAGTGGACTACGCCCTCACGACCAGTTGTTACGACCCGGCGGACGACGGGGCGGCCTGCGCCAGTTGCGACGCCTGCATCCTGCGGCGAAACGGGTTCGAAGAAGCCGGTATCGAGGATCCGACGCGATACGCCTCATGA